From a single Thermomicrobiales bacterium genomic region:
- a CDS encoding malic enzyme-like NAD(P)-binding protein, with protein sequence MNDWLSGNGKSDGLDYRRRYRGLIGVNSKVPLRDRSILSLVYTPGVAEACLAIQENPLESFDLTCRGNTVALITDGSDLFGRQGGPPESAIPIEEGKSVLFKTFAGVDAFPLCLGTRDMTEIIEVGTAMAPTFGAICIDDISSPRTFTIADHLERATDIPVFSNQHHGTGVLVLGALINALKVVGKELENVRIVISGAGIAGVGVARLLIRTGARHITLCDRAGAIYMYRPERMNWAKSYVAKETNLERRAGSLSDMLVDADVFIGVSTGNIVTGDDIARMAPDAIVFALSIPTPEVDPATARAAGARIVATGRSDYANTMDISLVFPGVFRGLLDCRAHNIRLRTLVAAAHALAGMVRPDELHADYIVPNIFDFRVAPTVAAAVVRATVDAGEAGRIIAPEEVADSTLRYVYEGRRRLNPTNGVGSGTQSESIDLRRRHGGVLEIQSKIPIRDHHILNLIYVPPAALEPAAVIRDDPAQVTELTSKGNLVAIVTDGSAVLGLGDIGPQAALPVMEGKAVLFRSLAGVEAFPICLAAREPDDIVAHVRAIAPSFGGINLEDISAPRCFEIERRLRLELGMPVFHDDQHGTAIIVGAALLNAVKLRGTPLDELRVTINGGGAAGVAVAKLLLALGIRDIVVCDRAGAIYHGRTEHMDFSKLEIAELTNPDLHKGDLASVIQGTDVFIGLSAPGVLTQEMIRTMAPKPIVFALANPTPEIMPELARTAGAFAVATGRSDYPNQVNNSLAFPGVFRGALDVKAREVNDQMKLAAAQAIADLVLPRQLTTENLIPDALDLRVPPRVAAAVARAAIETGVAQLEIDPATVEARCRDLVYEGAAVF encoded by the coding sequence GTGAACGACTGGCTCAGCGGCAACGGAAAAAGCGACGGGCTCGACTACCGCCGGCGCTATCGTGGACTCATTGGCGTCAACAGCAAAGTTCCCTTGCGGGATCGCTCGATTCTTTCCCTCGTCTACACGCCCGGTGTAGCCGAAGCCTGCCTCGCCATTCAGGAAAACCCGCTCGAATCGTTCGATCTCACCTGTAGAGGCAATACGGTCGCGCTCATCACCGATGGCTCCGATCTCTTCGGGCGCCAGGGCGGACCGCCAGAATCGGCCATTCCGATCGAAGAGGGCAAGAGTGTCCTCTTCAAGACGTTTGCCGGCGTCGATGCCTTCCCGCTCTGTCTCGGTACGCGCGATATGACCGAAATCATCGAAGTCGGCACCGCCATGGCGCCCACCTTCGGCGCGATCTGCATCGACGATATCTCCAGCCCGCGCACGTTCACGATCGCCGACCATCTGGAACGCGCCACCGACATTCCCGTCTTCTCCAATCAGCATCACGGCACCGGTGTGCTCGTGCTCGGCGCGCTCATCAACGCGCTCAAGGTGGTTGGCAAAGAACTGGAGAACGTGCGCATCGTCATCAGCGGCGCGGGAATCGCAGGAGTTGGCGTCGCCCGGCTCCTCATCCGCACTGGCGCCAGGCACATCACGCTCTGCGACCGCGCCGGCGCGATCTATATGTACCGGCCGGAACGGATGAACTGGGCCAAGTCCTACGTCGCCAAGGAAACCAATCTCGAACGCCGCGCCGGTTCGCTGTCGGACATGCTGGTGGATGCCGATGTCTTCATCGGCGTCTCGACCGGAAACATCGTCACCGGGGACGATATCGCCCGCATGGCGCCCGATGCCATCGTCTTCGCGCTTTCGATCCCAACCCCGGAAGTCGATCCTGCCACCGCCCGCGCAGCCGGAGCGCGCATTGTTGCCACTGGCCGGTCTGACTACGCCAACACGATGGACATCTCGCTTGTCTTCCCGGGCGTCTTCCGCGGACTGCTCGATTGCCGTGCCCACAACATCCGTCTACGCACGCTCGTCGCCGCCGCGCACGCGCTGGCCGGGATGGTTCGCCCGGACGAGCTCCATGCCGACTACATCGTGCCGAACATCTTCGATTTTCGGGTTGCTCCTACGGTCGCCGCCGCTGTCGTGCGTGCGACAGTCGACGCTGGCGAAGCCGGGCGCATCATCGCGCCGGAGGAAGTCGCCGACTCGACCCTGCGCTACGTCTACGAGGGTCGGCGTCGCCTGAATCCAACCAACGGCGTTGGCTCAGGCACGCAATCGGAATCGATCGATCTCCGTCGCCGCCACGGCGGTGTGCTGGAGATCCAGAGCAAGATCCCGATCCGCGATCACCATATCCTCAACCTGATCTACGTTCCGCCCGCTGCGCTCGAACCTGCTGCCGTCATTCGGGATGATCCCGCGCAAGTCACCGAGCTCACTTCGAAGGGCAACCTCGTTGCGATCGTCACCGACGGTTCCGCGGTGCTCGGTCTCGGCGACATCGGTCCCCAGGCCGCCCTGCCGGTGATGGAAGGCAAGGCCGTCCTCTTCCGATCCTTGGCCGGGGTCGAAGCCTTTCCTATCTGCCTCGCCGCGCGTGAGCCAGACGACATCGTCGCGCATGTGCGCGCGATCGCCCCATCGTTTGGTGGAATCAACCTGGAGGACATTTCCGCTCCCCGCTGTTTCGAAATCGAGCGCCGGCTGCGGCTGGAACTCGGGATGCCCGTCTTTCACGATGATCAACACGGTACGGCCATCATCGTCGGCGCGGCCCTGCTCAATGCGGTCAAGCTGCGTGGCACGCCGTTGGACGAGCTCAGGGTCACCATCAACGGCGGCGGCGCCGCGGGCGTGGCCGTCGCCAAGCTACTGCTGGCGCTCGGTATTCGCGACATCGTTGTCTGCGACCGCGCGGGCGCCATCTATCACGGCCGAACGGAGCACATGGACTTCTCCAAGCTCGAAATCGCCGAGCTCACCAATCCCGATCTACACAAGGGCGATCTGGCCAGCGTCATCCAGGGTACTGATGTCTTCATCGGGCTCTCCGCGCCCGGTGTGCTCACCCAGGAAATGATCAGGACGATGGCGCCCAAACCGATCGTATTCGCCCTCGCGAACCCAACGCCCGAGATCATGCCCGAGCTCGCCAGGACTGCCGGAGCCTTTGCAGTAGCCACCGGCCGGTCGGACTATCCGAACCAGGTGAACAACTCGCTTGCGTTCCCAGGCGTCTTCCGTGGCGCGCTCGATGTCAAAGCGCGTGAAGTCAACGATCAGATGAAGCTCGCGGCTGCCCAGGCAATCGCCGATCTGGTGCTTCCGCGTCAGCTCACCACCGAGAACCTGATTCCAGACGCGCTCGATCTGCGCGTGCCACCGCGCGTTGCGGCCGCGGTTGCCCGTGCCGCCATCGAAACCGGCGTCGCCCAGCTCGAGATCGACCCAGCCACCGTCGAAGCCCGCTGCCGTGATCTCGTCTACGAGGGCGCCGCAGTGTTCTAG